A region from the Ammospiza caudacuta isolate bAmmCau1 chromosome 4, bAmmCau1.pri, whole genome shotgun sequence genome encodes:
- the LOC131557256 gene encoding uncharacterized protein LOC131557256: protein MEQRAPRVPKLVCVEDEEEEGPGAAPAQDTEEAVPFSPPQEAESHAWSRPWNVPLFPPFLLLQTLRRLLRLGRTKTSSAGTEGTAQPDSRPGQLRAEPAASSASLELAAASEQDTAQGRAEAGMALTEGTATTHTQAQGMPGTQAMPTLTGTPAPTMEVLQKVAASPKQVQATVRDILWRLASCVTVDGGLHMEILSMTEEHPAQVVMSLLRCAPTCDRATTVMWRAMGTSRVAAQEVLPALLSAMEEQPPYGSFSCGDNKAVLALAATLVLWRIAHMCEWHCAILLHSPQLFVALFLQIVTTTEQMPGDVETRSFWRACWEEHGLPSEPNRFAAQTMKALLSRLGFGKNLLASEHKVPHTVPGAVSERALSPREGRADWERLGEEDAQQQPPPKGPMCPCRVLGKDQTSLLECLDLSKHGPSALLVLFCKVMELVVEEGEELLMTIVNQSLLPLFLRCHDENLQVAKVRFYGRCPIPGRGLGHFLPRHLAALLCAARFLRRRDLEELLTEERRMKFAESLLLQDESQVAEHLRWALPHLQSPQRPLREAAVRFIGVAGVLMMGQKEELQVLTEALQALKEDESPSCMSKVLQMTFERRCAGLCSSAGSDVPASIVWVFHLTCISVELKRRKS from the exons ATGGAGCAGAGAGCCCCGAGAGTGCCCAAGCTGGTCTGCGTGGAGGAcgaggaggaagaaggccctggagctgccccagcacaggacacGGAAGAGGCGGTGCCATTCAGTCCACcacaggagg CCGAGTCCCATGCTTGGAGCAGGCcatggaacgtccctctcttcccaccCTTCCTTCTACTGCAGACACTGCGGAGGCTCCTGCGCCTTGGCCGCACAAAGACCAGCAGCGCCGGCACCGAGGGCACGGCCCAGCCCGACTCCAGGCCTGGCCAATTGcgggcagagcctgctgccagtTCAGCATCCTTGGAgcttgcagcagcctctgagcaggacacggcccagggcagggcggAGGCTGGCATGGCCCTGACTGAGGGCACGGCCACCACCCACACCCAGGCTCAGGGCATGCCAGGCACTCAGGCCATGCCCACACTGACCGGGACTCCAGCGCCCACTATGGAGGTTCTACAGAAGGTTGCTGCTTCCCCaaagcag gtgcaaGCCACGGTCAGGGACATTCTCTGGAGACTGGCGTCCTGTGTCACCGTGGACGGCGGGCTGCACATGGAGATTCTGAGCATGACAGAGGAACACCCTGCTCaagtggtgatgagcctcctgcgctgtgccccaacgtgtgacag agccaccacggtgatgtggagagccatGGGCACGTCCAGAGTGGCCGCCCAGGAGGTGCTTCCAGCGCTGCTCTCTGCCATGGAGGAGCAGCCGCCCTACGGCAGCTTCTCCTGCGGGGACAACAAGGCcgtccttgccctggct gcaactctggtgctgtggaggattgCCCACATGTGCGAGTGGCACTGTGCCATTCTGCTTCATTCTCCCCAATTGTTTGTGGCTCTGTTCTTGCAAATTGTCACcaccacagagcagatgccAGGGGATGTTGAGACCCGGAGCTTCTGGAGAGCGTGCTGGGAGGAGCACGGCCTTCCCAGTGAGCCCAACAG gtttgcagcgcagaccatgaaggctctgctctctcGACTGGGCTTTGGCAAGAATCTGCTGGCTTcggagcacaa agtgccccacacagtccctggGGCTGTAAgcgagagggccttgtcaccgaGGGAGGGCCGAGCAgactgggaaaggctgggagaggaggatgcccagcagcagccacctccCAAGGGGCCCATGTGCccttgcagagtgctggggaaagatCAGACCTCT ctcctggagtgcCTGGACCTGAGCAAAcacggtcccagtgccctgctggtg CTCTTCTGCaaggtgatggagctggtagtggaagagggggaagagcttCTCATGACAATCGTgaaccagagcctgctccctctattCTTGCGCTGCCACGATGAGAACCTGCAGGTGGCCAAGGTGAGGTTTTATGGacgctgccccatccctggcagggggctcggccACTTCCTGCCCCGGCACCTCGCgg ccctgctttgtgcggCACGCTTCCTGAGGAGGAGGGACCTCGAGGAACTGCTGACGGAGGAGCGACGGATGAAGTTCGCTGAGAGCCTA ctgctgcaggacgaGAGCCAAGtggccgagcacctgcgctgggccctgccgcacctgcagagcccacagaggcccctgcgagaggcggccgtcaggttcatcg GGGTGGCCGGAGTGctcatgatggggcagaaggaggagctccaggtcctcactgAGG ctcttcaagcACTGAAGGAAGATGAGAGCCCATCGTGCATGAGCAAAGTGCTTCAGATGACCTTTGAAAGAAGATGTGCAGGACTTTGTTCGTCTGCTGGATCAGATGTACCAGCGTCCATCG TTTGGGTTTTTCACTTGACCTGCATCTCCGTGGAGCTGAAGCGACGCAaatcctga